One stretch of Tepidibacter hydrothermalis DNA includes these proteins:
- a CDS encoding GAF domain-containing protein, with product MVKKLEELCTKLYEITKIEDIGYHQISNGKLNPIYKMNTSQLSAEKWKEVHSQKTVYVKNDPVLTEIVSTKKAIVMSDIDDADEVTKNTYSLFGINSIFVIPSIKNDGVDGIVVIASIGTPHNFTDEEVSQCIKLVDKYL from the coding sequence ATGGTTAAAAAATTAGAGGAATTATGTACCAAATTATATGAAATAACGAAAATAGAGGATATTGGATATCATCAAATAAGTAATGGAAAATTAAATCCTATTTATAAAATGAATACATCACAATTAAGTGCAGAAAAATGGAAAGAGGTACATTCACAAAAAACAGTATATGTTAAAAATGATCCTGTTTTAACTGAAATAGTAAGTACTAAAAAAGCAATTGTTATGTCGGATATAGATGATGCAGATGAAGTTACAAAAAATACATATTCTTTATTTGGAATAAATAGTATTTTTGTTATTCCATCAATAAAAAATGATGGAGTTGATGGTATTGTAGTTATAGCATCTATAGGTACGCCTCATAATTTTACTGATGAAGAAGTTTCACAATGCATAAAACTAGTTGATAAATATTTATAG
- a CDS encoding peptide MFS transporter produces the protein MENTNKRPFGFYVCSLAFTFERFAFYSAKWLIAVFVVASVAKGGLGLSAAEAAKMSANLVAFTYLAPIIGGYISDRLVGARYLAPIGMILMGSGYLVGSQASSAAMVNLMIILVSIGTGLFKCQANAITGRLFDDPRQLDGAFSTQYSFVNFGSFFGTTIIGLLVGTKGYSFCFLVCAIMMFLDAAWFIFGWRFLGETGKKPFKIDEHKEVKENKQAEENKPLTAIEKKRVGAIILVSLFSVIFWVLWYLAYMPVYYYWGGDNGLANWTVGNFTVPTAWFDSLNAFMCITLGPLLGKLWGKLAKRPKGDLSMFKKTALGMILLGLSYVIFAMADVTRGENLASLAWIVAFGIVLSLGEMVFSPLGNSFITKFAPPKLLTSMMSVWVLAVFFAGKSYGWLYEFTLKFKFTSVYFTIAAIAIVAGIILWSLDKKLNSLVVEDEHVTDGIIN, from the coding sequence ATGGAAAACACAAACAAAAGACCATTTGGGTTTTATGTATGCTCACTTGCTTTCACATTTGAAAGATTCGCATTCTACTCAGCAAAATGGTTGATCGCAGTATTCGTAGTTGCTAGTGTAGCAAAAGGAGGACTTGGTCTTTCCGCTGCAGAAGCTGCAAAAATGTCTGCAAACTTAGTTGCATTCACTTACCTTGCTCCAATAATCGGTGGATATATATCTGACCGTCTAGTAGGTGCCCGATACCTCGCTCCAATTGGAATGATTTTGATGGGATCAGGATACTTAGTAGGATCTCAGGCTTCGAGTGCTGCTATGGTTAACTTAATGATTATCTTGGTTTCTATCGGTACAGGTTTATTTAAATGTCAGGCAAACGCTATCACAGGTAGACTTTTCGATGACCCAAGACAATTAGACGGTGCATTCTCTACTCAGTACTCTTTCGTTAATTTTGGTTCTTTCTTTGGTACAACAATTATCGGTTTACTTGTAGGAACTAAAGGTTACTCTTTCTGTTTCTTAGTTTGTGCAATCATGATGTTTCTTGATGCTGCTTGGTTTATCTTTGGATGGAGATTCTTAGGTGAAACAGGTAAAAAACCATTTAAAATTGATGAACATAAAGAAGTAAAAGAAAATAAACAAGCAGAAGAAAATAAACCTCTTACAGCAATAGAAAAGAAAAGAGTTGGTGCTATCATTTTAGTATCTTTATTTTCTGTTATTTTCTGGGTACTTTGGTACTTAGCATACATGCCTGTATACTACTACTGGGGCGGAGACAATGGACTTGCTAACTGGACGGTAGGTAATTTTACAGTTCCAACAGCTTGGTTCGACTCATTAAATGCATTCATGTGTATCACATTAGGACCACTTCTTGGTAAATTATGGGGTAAATTAGCTAAGAGACCTAAAGGTGACTTAAGTATGTTTAAGAAAACTGCTTTAGGTATGATATTATTAGGTTTATCTTACGTAATCTTTGCAATGGCAGATGTTACAAGAGGAGAAAACCTTGCATCACTTGCTTGGATTGTTGCCTTTGGTATAGTATTATCTCTTGGCGAAATGGTATTCTCACCACTTGGAAACTCATTCATAACTAAATTCGCTCCACCTAAATTATTAACAAGCATGATGAGCGTTTGGGTACTTGCAGTTTTCTTTGCAGGAAAGTCTTACGGATGGTTATATGAATTCACATTAAAATTCAAATTCACATCTGTATACTTTACAATCGCAGCTATTGCTATTGTAGCCGGTATTATTCTTTGGTCATTAGATAAAAAGTTGAACAGTTTAGTTGTGGAAGACGAACATGTTACCGACGGCATTATAAATTAA
- a CDS encoding YebC/PmpR family DNA-binding transcriptional regulator: MGRIGNIINRKGKQDAKRAQIFTKYGRLITVAARQGGADPEYNAALKTAIDKAKANNMPNDNIDRAIKKGAGGAEGDNYEAVVYEGYGPGGVAVIVEALTDNKNRTAGNIRYYFDKNGGNLGTSGCVGFMFDRKGQIMIGNEGVDEEELMDAALEAGAEDFITEEDGFEVLTAPEDFSAVSDALKEKGYEFIAADVKMLPQTTAKLDEEGLVKSMNKMIDMMEDDDDIQEVFHNWEMEE; this comes from the coding sequence ATGGGACGTATAGGAAATATAATTAATAGAAAAGGTAAGCAAGATGCAAAAAGAGCTCAAATATTTACAAAATATGGACGACTTATAACTGTTGCAGCAAGACAAGGTGGAGCAGATCCTGAATATAATGCGGCTTTAAAAACAGCTATAGATAAAGCTAAAGCTAACAATATGCCTAATGATAATATAGATAGAGCTATTAAAAAAGGTGCAGGTGGAGCTGAAGGAGATAACTACGAGGCTGTTGTATACGAAGGATATGGACCAGGTGGAGTTGCAGTTATAGTAGAGGCTTTAACTGATAACAAGAACAGAACGGCTGGAAACATAAGATATTACTTTGATAAAAATGGTGGAAATCTAGGAACTTCAGGATGCGTTGGATTCATGTTTGATAGAAAAGGTCAGATAATGATAGGTAATGAAGGTGTAGATGAAGAAGAATTAATGGATGCAGCTTTAGAAGCTGGTGCTGAAGATTTTATAACTGAAGAAGATGGATTCGAAGTATTAACAGCTCCAGAAGATTTTAGTGCTGTAAGTGATGCATTAAAAGAAAAAGGATATGAGTTTATAGCAGCGGATGTTAAGATGCTTCCTCAAACTACTGCAAAGCTTGATGAGGAAGGCTTAGTTAAGTCTATGAATAAGATGATAGATATGATGGAAGATGATGATGATATTCAAGAAGTATTCCATAACTGGGAAATGGAAGAATAA
- a CDS encoding M24 family metallopeptidase, whose protein sequence is MDINKLNKVLKSMEENEMPQMIISDPTAIFYLTGKWIIPGERLLALYLNVNGNHKIIINELFPQEEDLGVEIVWYNDIQDGVEILSKFVEKDKVIGIDKVWPSKFLLRLQELGGGSKFVNGSLIVDYVRMIKDEEEIAIMRESSRLNDLVMDELIPWVGKGLSEKELNVKVREIYKKHGINEVSFDPITAYAKGAADPHHVTDDTKGKYGDCVILDIGGFYKNYASDMTRTVFIGEISERQKEIYDIVVEANLRGIAAAKPGNRMCDVDLAARNYIEEKGYGKYFTHRTGHSCGLEDHEFGDVSSVNEDIIKPGQCFSVEPGIYIPEEGIGVRIEDLVITTEDGCEVLNKYTKDVIIVPEDK, encoded by the coding sequence ATGGATATAAACAAATTGAACAAAGTATTAAAATCAATGGAAGAGAATGAGATGCCACAAATGATTATCTCTGATCCTACAGCTATTTTCTATTTAACAGGAAAATGGATTATTCCTGGAGAAAGATTGTTAGCATTGTACTTAAATGTTAACGGAAACCACAAAATTATTATTAATGAATTGTTTCCACAAGAAGAAGATCTTGGTGTAGAAATCGTATGGTATAACGATATTCAGGATGGAGTTGAAATCTTATCTAAATTTGTAGAAAAAGATAAAGTCATAGGTATAGATAAAGTATGGCCATCTAAATTCTTATTAAGATTACAAGAACTTGGGGGAGGAAGTAAATTTGTAAATGGTTCTTTAATTGTTGACTATGTAAGAATGATTAAAGATGAAGAAGAAATTGCTATTATGAGAGAATCTTCAAGATTAAATGACCTTGTAATGGATGAATTAATTCCATGGGTAGGAAAAGGTTTGTCTGAAAAAGAATTAAATGTTAAGGTTCGTGAAATTTATAAAAAACATGGTATTAACGAAGTATCTTTCGATCCAATCACAGCATATGCCAAGGGAGCAGCAGATCCACACCATGTAACAGATGATACAAAAGGAAAATATGGAGACTGTGTTATCCTTGATATCGGAGGATTTTACAAGAACTATGCATCTGATATGACAAGAACTGTATTTATCGGTGAAATTTCGGAAAGACAAAAAGAAATCTATGACATAGTTGTAGAAGCAAACTTAAGAGGTATAGCTGCTGCAAAACCTGGAAATAGAATGTGTGATGTAGACTTAGCAGCAAGAAATTACATTGAAGAAAAAGGATATGGAAAATACTTTACACATAGAACGGGACATTCTTGTGGTCTTGAAGATCATGAATTTGGTGATGTTTCTTCAGTAAATGAAGATATCATTAAACCAGGACAATGTTTCTCTGTTGAACCAGGAATTTATATCCCAGAAGAAGGAATCGGTGTTCGTATTGAAGACCTTGTTATTACAACTGAAGATGGATGCGAAGTATTAAATAAATATACAAAAGACGTAATTATTGTTCCTGAAGACAAATAG
- a CDS encoding thiamine pyrophosphate-binding protein, with translation MRIADAMMKYLELNEVECIFGIAAGTTSSIVDAIIDTKIQQITVRHEGAASYCANAYSGMSNKLGVCMVGGIGAANALTGIYAAKRDKNPVLIITGGVQREQMGKGAIQELDTETMFSGCTRYSKMVQKEDVLSELKKAIELALTPPFAPVHICIPMDLQKSEFTGELPSKVDTRFLDMDLSQYNDSIIKATDIINKEEKGIIMVGKGARGFSKEIKELSKRLQWPIITTPQAKGVIPTNFEINLGNYGFQSTDLAYDYVKNGQATCLLVLGSSLGESATLNYNPMLVKNRKVIHIDWDFKELGKTFETDVKINSDLKMALSDILKMVNKKEEKFERKLPLNKVYEKNHTGLSIRVFLEEIIKVLPKDTQYICDIGEFMNFVFKYLSIDEESDFDMSLNYGAMGSGVGSAVGVSMAKPNKPVAVIVGDGSFLMNGMEIITAKEYNRPIIYFVVNNAMLSYVEYGHKFIYGRTLPGFRQERIELAQMTKAMGINSMKISSIEDVVKVKEFITDLDRPYVIELVTDGSERPAVADRFKALAKINTI, from the coding sequence ATGAGAATTGCTGATGCTATGATGAAATATCTAGAGTTAAATGAGGTTGAATGTATTTTTGGAATAGCAGCAGGTACTACAAGTTCTATTGTAGATGCTATAATTGATACAAAAATACAACAGATAACAGTTAGACATGAAGGTGCAGCTTCTTACTGTGCAAATGCATATTCGGGAATGAGTAATAAATTAGGGGTATGTATGGTTGGAGGAATAGGAGCAGCTAATGCCCTAACAGGTATATATGCTGCTAAAAGAGATAAAAATCCTGTTTTAATAATTACTGGTGGAGTTCAAAGGGAACAGATGGGTAAAGGTGCAATTCAAGAACTAGATACAGAAACAATGTTTAGTGGTTGTACTAGATACAGTAAGATGGTTCAAAAGGAAGATGTTTTAAGTGAATTAAAAAAAGCTATAGAATTAGCACTTACTCCTCCATTTGCACCTGTACATATTTGTATACCTATGGATTTACAAAAATCAGAATTTACAGGAGAGCTACCATCAAAAGTAGATACAAGGTTTTTAGATATGGATTTATCACAATATAATGATTCTATAATCAAAGCTACTGATATAATAAATAAAGAAGAAAAAGGAATTATAATGGTTGGAAAGGGCGCTAGAGGGTTTTCTAAAGAAATAAAAGAGCTTAGTAAGCGTCTTCAATGGCCTATAATCACTACTCCACAGGCGAAAGGAGTTATACCAACTAATTTTGAGATTAATTTAGGTAATTATGGTTTTCAAAGCACAGATTTAGCATATGATTATGTGAAAAATGGACAAGCAACATGTTTATTAGTATTGGGTTCAAGCTTAGGAGAATCTGCTACTTTAAATTATAATCCTATGTTAGTAAAAAATAGAAAGGTCATTCATATAGATTGGGATTTTAAAGAATTGGGGAAAACATTTGAAACAGATGTGAAAATAAATTCTGATTTAAAAATGGCTTTATCTGATATATTAAAGATGGTTAATAAGAAAGAAGAAAAATTTGAAAGAAAATTACCTTTAAACAAGGTATATGAAAAAAATCATACAGGCTTATCTATTAGAGTATTTTTAGAAGAGATTATTAAAGTATTGCCTAAGGATACACAATATATATGTGATATAGGAGAATTTATGAATTTTGTATTTAAATACTTATCTATAGATGAGGAGTCAGATTTTGATATGAGTTTAAATTATGGAGCAATGGGATCTGGTGTGGGTTCGGCTGTGGGAGTTTCAATGGCAAAACCCAATAAACCAGTAGCTGTTATAGTAGGAGATGGATCATTTCTTATGAATGGAATGGAAATTATAACTGCTAAAGAATATAATAGACCTATAATTTATTTTGTAGTAAATAATGCTATGCTTTCGTATGTAGAGTATGGACACAAATTTATTTATGGAAGAACTTTGCCAGGTTTTAGGCAAGAAAGAATAGAATTAGCACAAATGACAAAAGCTATGGGAATAAATTCTATGAAAATTTCTTCGATAGAAGATGTTGTTAAGGTTAAGGAATTTATAACAGATTTAGATAGACCATATGTTATTGAATTAGTTACAGATGGAAGTGAAAGACCTGCTGTTGCAGACAGATTTAAGGCTCTTGCAAAAATAAATACAATTTAA
- the nadE gene encoding NAD(+) synthase gives MLTMEEKIEKTVDWLREQVKTSGTKGLVVGISGGIDSALVACLIKKAFPDNSLGVIMPIKSSPKDREDALKVVEACKIKYLDLDLTEVQSKLFDIVVDNMKEKDMYNEDNTRISDANLRARIRMSTLYTAANNLNYMVVGTDNAAEVHTGYFTKYGDGGVDILPISNLTKREVYEWSEVLGVPESVLNRAPSAGLWEGQTDENEMGTTYDMIDKVVKGEEVPEKDKAIIDRLHSRSEHKRVMPPKPPVF, from the coding sequence ATGTTGACAATGGAAGAAAAGATAGAAAAAACTGTAGATTGGTTAAGAGAACAAGTAAAAACATCTGGAACTAAAGGATTAGTAGTGGGGATTTCTGGAGGAATAGACTCAGCTCTTGTTGCTTGTTTGATTAAGAAGGCGTTTCCTGATAATTCATTAGGAGTTATAATGCCCATAAAAAGCAGTCCAAAGGATAGAGAAGATGCTTTAAAGGTTGTTGAGGCTTGCAAAATAAAATATTTAGATTTAGATTTAACTGAGGTTCAGTCTAAGTTATTTGATATAGTAGTTGATAATATGAAAGAAAAGGATATGTATAATGAAGATAATACTAGAATATCTGATGCTAATTTAAGAGCTAGAATAAGAATGAGTACTCTTTATACAGCAGCTAATAACTTAAACTATATGGTAGTTGGAACTGATAATGCAGCTGAGGTACATACAGGATACTTTACTAAGTATGGAGATGGAGGAGTAGATATACTTCCTATATCCAACTTAACAAAGAGAGAGGTTTATGAGTGGTCAGAAGTTTTAGGTGTTCCAGAATCAGTTTTAAATAGAGCTCCATCTGCAGGTCTTTGGGAAGGACAAACTGATGAAAATGAGATGGGAACAACTTATGATATGATAGATAAGGTAGTTAAGGGAGAAGAAGTTCCTGAAAAAGATAAAGCGATAATAGATAGATTACATAGTAGATCAGAGCATAAAAGAGTTATGCCACCAAAGCCTCCTGTATTCTAA
- a CDS encoding YigZ family protein: MEQYKTVHEYGQDEVIIEKSRFIGYSKPIETEEEAREFIDEIKKKHKDATHNVWAYTVGMNMDIQRYSDDGEPSGTAGIPTLEVIKKEDLRNVVVVVTRYFGGIKLGAGGLVRAYTKGAKIGLNASKVIDKVLYTDVRFKIDYTLLGKVQNELINLGYIIKEILYEDMVTIVVYSRSGEVDSLKNKIIDITSSNVEVEEKEDFYLSKYNDEVILD; this comes from the coding sequence ATAGAACAATACAAGACTGTACATGAATACGGTCAAGATGAAGTTATAATAGAAAAATCTAGATTCATAGGGTATTCAAAACCTATTGAAACTGAAGAAGAAGCGAGAGAATTTATAGACGAGATCAAAAAAAAACACAAGGATGCAACTCATAATGTATGGGCATATACAGTAGGAATGAATATGGATATTCAAAGATATAGTGATGATGGAGAGCCATCTGGAACAGCTGGAATACCAACTCTTGAAGTTATTAAAAAAGAGGATCTAAGAAATGTAGTGGTGGTTGTAACAAGATACTTTGGAGGAATTAAATTAGGAGCAGGTGGTCTTGTAAGAGCTTATACAAAAGGAGCTAAAATAGGTCTTAATGCATCTAAGGTAATAGACAAAGTTTTATACACTGATGTAAGATTTAAAATAGACTATACTCTTTTAGGAAAAGTTCAAAATGAACTTATAAATTTAGGATACATAATAAAAGAAATATTATATGAAGATATGGTTACAATCGTAGTATACTCAAGATCAGGTGAAGTAGATTCGCTAAAGAATAAAATAATAGATATAACAAGTTCAAATGTTGAAGTTGAAGAAAAGGAAGATTTTTATTTGTCTAAATATAACGATGAAGTGATTTTAGATTAA
- a CDS encoding TSUP family transporter, whose translation MNIKTILIGFVTGFVNGIFGSGGGSILVPSLNNILDIEEHKSHATALSIIIFFTLTSSFIYIKNGIFDLNVTYKVAIGATIGGIIGARLLNKFSGPKLRLIFGFFMIIASLRMVF comes from the coding sequence ATGAATATAAAAACTATATTAATAGGTTTTGTAACAGGATTTGTAAATGGTATATTTGGATCTGGTGGTGGAAGTATATTAGTTCCAAGCCTTAATAATATACTAGACATAGAAGAACATAAATCCCATGCAACTGCTCTTAGCATAATAATATTTTTTACACTTACAAGTTCATTTATATACATAAAAAATGGAATATTTGATTTAAATGTTACCTATAAGGTTGCCATTGGAGCTACTATTGGAGGAATTATAGGAGCTAGACTTTTAAACAAATTTTCCGGTCCAAAACTTAGATTGATATTTGGATTTTTTATGATAATAGCTTCGTTAAGGATGGTGTTTTAA
- a CDS encoding sulfite exporter TauE/SafE family protein encodes MLILIGLLAGIIGGMGIGGGTILIPSLLFLTSIDQKMAQSVNLLASIPMTIFALIFHIKNKNVEYKIILPIVSFGIIGAVIGSKISSNLNSDFLRRIFGIFLFVMGVYEIKKGFHKKDTTPKK; translated from the coding sequence ATGCTTATATTAATAGGGCTCTTGGCTGGGATTATAGGTGGTATGGGTATAGGTGGAGGAACAATTCTTATACCTTCTTTATTATTCTTAACTTCTATAGATCAAAAGATGGCTCAAAGCGTTAACTTATTAGCATCTATTCCAATGACTATATTTGCACTCATCTTTCATATAAAGAATAAGAATGTAGAATATAAAATTATACTACCTATAGTATCATTCGGCATAATAGGAGCTGTGATCGGATCTAAGATATCTTCCAATTTAAACTCCGATTTTTTAAGAAGGATATTTGGAATATTCTTATTTGTAATGGGAGTTTATGAAATTAAAAAGGGTTTTCATAAAAAAGACACTACTCCAAAAAAGTAG
- the pepI gene encoding proline iminopeptidase — protein MKITEGYMPYLEYKTYYRIVGECTGNKKPLVLLHGGPGSTHNYFEVLDKVAEDGRAVIMYDQLGCGLSATPSRPDLWCAKTWIEELIELRKHLGLDEIHLLGQSWGGMQAIQYACEYKPEGIKSYILSSTLPSAALWEKEQRRRIAYLPQEMQDAIEKAEKAGDYSSKEYQEAEGEFMLRHCAGKVGPNDPECLRRPKVAGTESYITAWGQNEFSPSGTLKNFDFMKEIEDIQEPALITSGLLDLCSPLVAKIMYDKIPNSEWKLFEFSRHMPFVEENDKYIEELIKWLNKND, from the coding sequence ATGAAGATTACTGAAGGCTATATGCCATATCTAGAATATAAAACTTACTATCGTATAGTGGGTGAATGCACAGGAAATAAGAAACCATTGGTTTTATTACATGGTGGACCGGGTTCTACACATAATTATTTCGAAGTACTTGATAAAGTTGCAGAAGATGGACGCGCGGTTATTATGTATGATCAATTGGGATGCGGATTATCAGCAACACCTTCTCGTCCTGATTTATGGTGTGCTAAGACTTGGATTGAAGAATTAATCGAGTTACGTAAACACTTAGGTTTGGATGAAATTCACTTGTTGGGACAATCATGGGGAGGAATGCAGGCAATTCAATACGCTTGTGAATATAAACCTGAAGGAATCAAGAGCTATATATTATCCAGTACTTTACCATCTGCTGCATTATGGGAAAAAGAACAGCGTCGAAGAATTGCATACCTTCCACAGGAAATGCAGGATGCCATTGAAAAAGCAGAAAAAGCTGGAGATTATTCGTCAAAAGAGTATCAGGAGGCAGAAGGAGAATTTATGCTTCGTCACTGTGCAGGTAAAGTAGGACCAAATGATCCAGAATGCTTAAGACGTCCAAAGGTTGCTGGAACAGAGTCTTATATAACTGCATGGGGTCAGAATGAGTTCAGCCCATCGGGTACATTAAAAAACTTTGATTTTATGAAAGAGATTGAAGATATTCAAGAACCTGCTTTAATCACTAGTGGTTTGCTTGATCTTTGTTCACCACTTGTTGCAAAAATAATGTATGACAAGATTCCAAATTCAGAATGGAAACTATTTGAATTCAGCCGCCATATGCCATTCGTAGAAGAGAATGATAAATATATAGAAGAGCTTATTAAATGGTTAAATAAAAACGACTAA
- a CDS encoding TIGR04104 family putative zinc finger protein, with amino-acid sequence MLEVKILSIQKCCNCSKSLSYKDIFYSIWGGYRSIECNYCKTKHFIITSNKIVFGLFLFPFFFYKGSYRILVIVLWICLISLISPFFVKYKIDKK; translated from the coding sequence ATGTTGGAGGTGAAAATCTTGTCTATACAAAAATGTTGTAATTGTTCTAAGTCATTAAGTTATAAGGATATTTTTTATTCTATTTGGGGTGGGTACAGGTCAATAGAATGTAATTATTGCAAAACTAAGCACTTTATTATTACATCGAATAAAATAGTATTTGGATTATTTCTATTTCCGTTTTTCTTTTATAAAGGCTCGTACAGAATCCTAGTTATTGTACTTTGGATTTGTTTAATAAGTTTAATATCCCCATTCTTTGTAAAATATAAAATAGACAAGAAGTAA